Proteins encoded by one window of Xiphias gladius isolate SHS-SW01 ecotype Sanya breed wild chromosome 15, ASM1685928v1, whole genome shotgun sequence:
- the LOC120800575 gene encoding uncharacterized protein C4orf54 homolog, with translation MEAAEETLTYLDDTGLHRKLLPEDKGKDNTDSKGHATGTKSDESNYVDLDMKTDGAKTVKVTFTGEGNQLSVIKCDSSKQGTEDKWAVSGEPPVGTPTKLPNTDQGSETDEQRRAELDPSDCVERAGSESDELQYTDMYLNSKTESDDGASAVLSDHCGSDTVEDESHYITTHEIQLTELDHDVDYDLGRGTCWEFEDDNLVYSFVDYASFESDETQEGTLIVEGRSQAKLQSNLGGAVVSTEQEESDLCDSDKCPSSDESVCKNQSGDANSGQIHLSIQTSSRAVNEPVGVLDSSTRGFTKHFGDASHFSIVSSGARAGPLCDRAQYFIPAPGRQHLASKLRRKDINEYSSGASSSISELDDADKEVRNLTAKSFRSLACPYFDAINLSTSSESSMSECGLNKWSAYVDWNYGNISQGRERSVIAHKTSSTTLEMNTTVDSKRQGKSITGMKAPQTKTYALNKRTASQQASSSSKKIELKDPVQPKQRGVTLNFRCNVEAPEGTRRPKCSKNARINKATGTVLARSGYEMRYHHTESTGDTHKRAIFASSLLKNVISKKMQFEQERKMERGEIRDTYPAPSPERHLGRGLQRQTSESGSGFTADDLEGCSRPSSCEPAEEQKSNKAPEDSEKGQHEPPRAPLSHSQSSAFNSLKAEEPEPVKQPEPTAVSDAQTTAKEELDTSSMLTKLLFVPSCQLLSTEKDFTEDLASHTPVTGTPAGPQKCEKELKTDYSGKIVGKGENEKGGKTPEIKICLRSVRENKGCTLNIANLLTPKISYNTVNTFRAAGDAKCHVSSATDKIPNFTVRDIRDTKCKFQTPIYHVRDVRKLVKSSYRFVSLDNSDSKCSTAADKLEEKAKKEPVKHLLPSPIVIKCHSVKTNVKSQTTEAPQKQAEAVVPSETSQSEYAPSHCTTSRVPPTVSKQLHPDLSEIQPNTDTKLTKPRQDKFTGETAERRNEPTIPKQAALEKLKAAVKTMEQLYVFDRNEWKRKSQAPQPITGSHVLSLIASEEQGAEELETTNTDRIPQSLMNTTETGKPQEGKGAVKIIHVPYNDDTFKTQSQQNKTFSNKSFLHFGNGNKAHVSISSVSNPVPQSSALQTSSTMKSSKTSVAPLSVKIEPPKHGQVEQGKVKISPTNPTVTQGCADSENYLTIPGLGYTNEIKLVNRDPVKSEGNSNVSQAHTGDGKTPEQERSPLIMEYPATSIYHHSAAATTGPQTQQQVLRISPSVPTLSPTSFTRETVPQTQRKMLLDPTTGHYYLVDTPIQATTKRLFDPETGQYVDVPMPHSPVAPVNPVTPVPLSLSPLAMSPGAYGPTYMIYPSFIPSPTLPAQTVLPQASCHSEDAGGDKAKHARNPRLEPNTAGAESTYYSPTGEAPQGPLQLPVSLGHVTTRGGAASSERKPVISIMSQQGPRIIAPPSFDGTTMSFVVEHR, from the coding sequence ATGGAAGCAGCGGAGGAAACTCTCACTTACCTAGATGACACCGGACTTCACAGGAAGCTGCTCCCAGAGGACAAGGGTAAGGACAACACGGACAGTAAAGGCCACGCCACCGGGACAAAGAGCGACGAGTCCAACTATGTGGATCTGGACATGAAGACGGACGGCGCAAAAACAGTGAAGGTTACTTTCACCGGCGAGGGAAACCAGCTGTCTGTAATCAAATGCGACAGTTCAAAGCAGGGGACGGAGGACAAGTGGGCCGTTTCGGGCGAGCCTCCCGTGGGCACTCCGACCAAACTCCCCAACACTGACCAGGGTTCAGAGACTGACGAGCAGCGCCGGGCCGAGCTCGACCCCAGCGACTGCGTTGAACGCGCGGGCAGCGAGAGCGATGAGCTCCAATACACGGACATGTATCTGAACAGTAAGACGGAGTCCGATGACGGGGCCAGCGCGGTGCTGTCCGACCACTGCGGCTCCGACACCGTGGAGGACGAGTCGCACTACATCACGACGCACGAAATCCAGCTGACCGAGCTCGACCACGACGTAGATTACGACCTGGGGCGAGGGACCTGTTGGGAATTTGAAGATGACAACCTGGTTTATTCCTTTGTGGATTACGCCTCTTTTGAAAGCGATGAGACGCAGGAGGGGACGCTGATCGTGGAGGGCAGGAGCCAGGCGAAATTGCAGTCTAATCTTGGCGGAGCAGTTGTCAGCACCGAGCAGGAGGAGAGTGATCTCTGTGACTCGGACAAGTGCCCCAGCTCAGATGAAAGCGTGTGCAAAAACCAAAGCGGGGACGCAAACTCGGGGCAAATTCATTTATCAATCCAAACCTCCTCCAGAGCAGTGAACGAGCCCGTCGGTGTCCTTGACAGCAGCACCCGCGGTTTCACGAAACACTTTGGAGACGCCAGCCACTTCTCCATTGTGAGCTCTGGCGCCAGAGCGGGGCCCTTGTGCGATAGAGCCCAGTATTTCATCCCTGCTCCGGGCCGTCAGCACCTCGCATCCAAACTGAGACGGAAAGATATCAACGAGTATTCCAGCGGAGCGTCCAGCTCCATCAGTGAGCTGGACGACGCTGATAAAGAGGTGCGTAATTTAACCGCCAAGTCTTTCCGGAGCTTGGCATGTCCATACTTCGATGCCATTAATCTTAGCACCTCTAGCGAGTCCTCTATGTCGGAATGCGGGCTAAATAAATGGTCAGCGTATGTGGACTGGAACTATGGAAACATATCTCAGGGAAGAGAGCGCAGCGTAATTGCGCACAAGACTTCCAGCACAACACTGGAAATGAATACGACCGTGGACAGTAAGAGGCAGGGTAAGTCCATTACCGGCATGAAAGCTCCACAAACCAAAACGTACGCACTGAACAAGAGAACAGCTTCTCAACAAGCTTCCTCTTCTAGCAAAAAGATCGAACTGAAAGATCCGGTTCAGCCAAAGCAGCGTGGAGTGACGCTGAATTTCCGCTGTAATGTTGAAGCGCCTGAGGGAACCAGGCGTCCAAAATGCTCCAAGAACGCACGAATTAATAAGGCCACGGGCACTGTGCTGGCCAGATCGGGATATGAAATGCGATATCATCACACGGAAAGCACCGgggacacacacaaaagggCAATTTTTGCATCAAGTCtgttgaaaaatgtgatttccaAAAAGATGCAGTTTGAACAGGAGCGCAAAATGGAAAGGGGAGAAATTCGTGACACATACCCAGCGCCCTCCCCGGAAAGGCATCTGGGAAGAGGCTTGCAAAGACAAACCTCAGAATCAGGCTCAGGATTCACTGCTGATGATCTGGAGGGCTGCAGCAGACCCAGCTCCTGTGAGCctgcagaggagcagaaaagcaacaaagcaCCAGAAGACTCAGAGAAGGGACAACATGAGCCTCCAAGAGCACCGCTCAGCCACAGTCAAAGTAGTGCATTTAATTCCTTGAAAGCAGAGGAGCCAGAACCTGTAAAGCAGCCTGAGCCCACGGCTGTAAGTGACGCACAGACCACAGCAAAGGAAGAATTAGACACCAGCAGCATGCTGacaaaactgctttttgttCCGAGTTGCCAGCTTCTTTCAACAGAGAAGGATTTTACAGAGGACTTAGCAAGCCACACACCTGTCACGGGCACACCTGCTGGCccacagaaatgtgaaaaagagTTAAAAACAGACTATAGTGGAAAAATAGTAGGCAAAGGAGAAAACGAGAAGGGGGGGAAAACACCTGAGATAAAAATATGCCTGAGAAgtgtgagagaaaataaaggctGTACACTGAATATTGCCAACCTGTTAACCCCTAAAATAAGTTACAACACTGTTAACACATTCAGGGCAGCAGGTGATGCTAAATGCCACGTTTCATCTGCAACAGACAAAATTCCAAACTTCACAGTTAGAGACATAAGAGACACCAAATGCAAGTTTCAGACACCAATATATCATGTCAGGGATGTGCGTAAATTGGTAAAAAGCTCGTATCGCTTTGTTTCTCTGGATAACAGTGACAGTAAATGTTCCACAGCAGCTGATAAACTTGAGGAAAAGGCTAAAAAGGAACCGGTTAAACACTTATTACCATCTCCTATTGTGATTAAATGTCACTCtgttaaaacaaatgttaaatcACAGACAACTGAGGCACCACAGAAACAAGCAGAGGCAGTCGTCCCATCCGAGACATCCCAAAGTGAATATGCACCATCACATTGCACGACTAGCAGGGTACCACCTACTGTATCCAAACAGCTACATCCTGACCTATCAGAAATCCAACCCAATACTGACACCAAACTGACAAAACCGAGGCAGGACAAGTTCACAGGTGAGACAGCCGAGAGGAGAAATGAGCCTACGATACCAAAACAGGCTGCGCTGGAGAAGCTTAAGGCTGCAGTCAAAACAATGGAGCAGCTTTATGTTTTTgatagaaatgaatggaaacgTAAAAGCCAGGCTCCACAGCCTATTACAGGCAGCCACGTGCTTTCACTTATTGCCAGTGAGGAGCAGGGAGCAGAGGAGCTGGAGACGACAAACACTGACAGGATTCCTCAGTCTTTGATGAATACCACAGAAACAGGCAAACCACAGGAAGGTAAAGGAGCCGTGAAAATCATACATGTCCCATATAACGACGacacttttaaaacacagtcacagcaaaataaaacctttagTAACAAAAGTTTCCTTCACTTTGGCAACGGCAATAAGGCACATGTCAGCATTAGTTCGGTTAGTAATCCTGTTCCACAAAGCTCGGCGCTGCAAACATCATCTACTATGAAAAGCTCCAAGACCTCGGTAGCCCCACTGTCAGTGAAAATAGAGCCCCCGAAACACGGCCAGGTGGAGCAGGGAAAGGTCAAAATCAGTCCCACTAATCCCACTGTCACACAGGGCTGCGCAGACTCGGAGAACTATTTAACCATACCAGGGCTGGGGTAtacaaatgaaatcaaactgGTGAATCGAGACCCTGTTAAGAGTGAGGGGAATTCAAACGTCAGTCAAGCCCACACAGGTGACGGCAAGACGCCCGAGCAGGAAAGGTCTCCATTAATCATGGAGTACCCAGCTACAAGCATCTACCATCACTCTGCAGCAGCGACAACAGGGCCTCAAACCCAGCAGCAGGTGTTGcgcatctctccctctgtcccaaCTTTGTCACCTACCTCCTTTACCAGAGAGACAGTCCCACAAACCCAGCGCAAGATGCTCTTGGACCCCACTACAGGACATTATTACCTGGTGGACACTCCCATACAGGCCACCACTAAGCGACTGTTCGACCCTGAGACAGGCCAGTATGTGGATGTACCCATGCCCCATTCGCCTGTGGCACCTGTCAACCCTGTTACCCCTGtgcctctctctttgtctcccttgGCAATGAGCCCAGGAGCGTACGGCCCCACCTACATGATCTACCCAAGCTTCATCCCCTCACCCACTCTCCCAGCCCAGACGGTGTTGCCACAGGCTTCTTGTCACTCTGAGGATGCAGGTGGAGACAAGGCAAAACATGCCAGAAACCCAAGGCTGGAACCGAACACAGCAGGTGCAGAGAGCACATATTACAGCCCAACAGGAGAGGCTCCGCAGGGGCCACTGCAGCTACCTGTGAGTCTGGGACACGTGACCACCAGAGGAGGTGCAGCGAGCTCCGAGAGGAAGCCAGTTATCAGCATCATGTCGCAACAAGGTCCAAGAATCATTGCCCCTCCTTCCTTTGATGGAACAACGATGAGCTTTGTAGTGGAGCATCGGTGA